The following proteins are encoded in a genomic region of Candidatus Moraniibacteriota bacterium:
- a CDS encoding glycosyltransferase family 39 protein produces MKIPIKILLFFLTTLIIFFSFGFNHIGKFITADEHLWIYDRIPKYWKAIQEQAWEKTYVHEKPGITLSIISGTGLLKYPNPSDYLKKNKASEVGTTQPLENMLAAFRIPILIFNALFSLYLFWIIRKITKNYWIAIWSIIFTLLSPIILGTSQIVNADSILWSFSIATLLSFIAYLENNEKKFLILTSLFLGLSMLTKFTATILIPFLFVVLLIFYLEKIHENKENDLAKKIFRFSWEYFLVVAGSMAVFTILLPASFFRLKRYLYDGTIGYSTMPFVLLPITILVILLIIEYVWVKNKFSLIFLQKIGPFWEKYSKIIYLTLLLIFLITILNYIFGKDFLNLEKIPFDARQGGIFKKENIFKKIILEARPTVFSLTPPVILFCLLLWAKSLFLNFKEKFLILSLSLFVIVYNAALLQQNLLNIIRYNVIIYPIFSILAAIGIYYAIPENNKAKYFRPATTILLIILSLISLRSIKPFYFNYTNFMLPKKYLVTDSWGYGGYEAAQYLNPLPDVENKSAWSDYYGFCDFFRGKCTSDYSVLQNEIPPSFDYFVFTRRGEIIYNQKMSKKSYVKKHKNMPQIKTYYEKTSPKWEMKIGERPENYIKIFAK; encoded by the coding sequence ATGAAAATACCTATAAAAATTCTGCTGTTTTTTTTGACAACTTTGATAATTTTTTTCTCTTTTGGTTTTAATCACATCGGAAAGTTTATTACGGCCGATGAGCATCTTTGGATATATGATCGTATTCCAAAATATTGGAAAGCTATCCAGGAACAAGCGTGGGAAAAGACATATGTCCATGAAAAGCCCGGGATAACTTTATCCATAATTTCAGGGACAGGATTATTGAAATATCCCAACCCGTCAGACTACCTGAAGAAAAATAAAGCCAGTGAGGTCGGAACAACGCAGCCATTGGAAAATATGCTCGCTGCTTTCAGAATTCCGATTCTTATTTTTAATGCACTTTTCTCTTTATATTTATTTTGGATTATCAGAAAAATAACCAAGAATTATTGGATAGCCATCTGGTCAATCATTTTCACTCTTCTCTCGCCTATCATTCTTGGAACTTCACAGATAGTAAACGCCGACTCTATTCTTTGGTCATTTTCAATCGCCACATTGCTTTCTTTCATTGCATATCTGGAAAATAATGAAAAAAAATTTCTCATTTTAACGAGTTTATTTTTGGGACTTTCAATGCTGACAAAATTCACAGCAACAATTCTTATTCCTTTTCTTTTTGTTGTTCTGCTTATTTTTTATTTAGAAAAAATACATGAAAACAAAGAAAACGATCTGGCAAAAAAAATATTCCGGTTTTCTTGGGAATATTTCCTCGTAGTTGCAGGTTCCATGGCAGTATTTACAATTCTTCTTCCAGCAAGTTTTTTCAGATTAAAACGCTACCTGTATGACGGAACTATTGGCTATTCAACTATGCCTTTTGTATTGCTACCTATAACAATTCTGGTAATACTTTTAATCATTGAGTATGTTTGGGTAAAAAATAAATTCAGCCTCATATTTTTGCAAAAAATAGGACCATTCTGGGAAAAATATTCAAAAATAATCTATTTAACCCTCTTGCTTATTTTTTTGATCACGATTTTAAATTATATTTTTGGAAAAGATTTTTTGAACTTAGAAAAAATACCGTTTGATGCACGCCAGGGCGGAATATTCAAGAAAGAAAACATTTTCAAGAAAATAATTTTAGAAGCCAGACCTACTGTTTTCTCGTTGACCCCGCCTGTCATCTTATTCTGCCTGCTTTTGTGGGCTAAATCATTATTTTTAAATTTTAAGGAGAAATTTTTAATTCTTTCTCTTTCACTTTTTGTTATTGTTTATAACGCGGCATTGCTTCAGCAAAATTTGCTAAATATTATCCGCTACAATGTAATCATATACCCGATATTTTCAATTCTGGCAGCTATTGGAATTTATTACGCCATACCGGAAAATAACAAAGCTAAATATTTTCGGCCGGCCACAACAATACTTTTGATTATTTTGAGCTTAATAAGTCTTCGAAGCATCAAACCTTTCTATTTTAATTACACCAATTTTATGCTTCCAAAAAAATATTTAGTCACTGATTCATGGGGATATGGAGGATATGAGGCCGCACAATATCTGAATCCATTGCCCGACGTTGAGAATAAGTCTGCCTGGTCCGACTATTACGGCTTCTGTGATTTTTTTCGCGGAAAATGCACTTCCGATTATTCGGTTCTTCAAAATGAAATTCCCCCTTCTTTTGATTATTTTGTTTTTACTCGCCGAGGAGAAATAATATATAATCAAAAAATGAGCAAAAAATCATACGTCAAAAAACACAAAAATATGCCCCAAATAAAAACATATTACGAAAAAACATCCCCCAAATGGGAAATGAAAATTGGAGAAAGACCAGAAAACTACATTAAAATATTTGCAAAATAA
- a CDS encoding metallophosphoesterase produces MESNKKFHKVIFLSTILIVFFAILALSGYLLWTKVILAAETSLKFGFVADFEYGYRNKVGNKLTNKAPEALEKVVEYFNNDFHPEIVISGGDMVESSTSKKDTTIRQFKEINDIFSKLQSRREYVFGNHDLRDLNKEELRKILDIDANHKYFDLGDWRFVLMDTNFKTDGSDLGPNQYVNGYVSKSEFEWLREALNTDKPTILFSHHSSVPSELNGQFVSYKKNISRGIELHNFLKQYKNLVLFASGHETGYKFANIEGLNYIISGNLATSKYLGNFISFNAKYNKYTKEAKIIIQKHGEHAQEFEIKKKIGKNFLFF; encoded by the coding sequence ATGGAAAGTAACAAAAAATTTCACAAAGTAATCTTTTTATCCACAATATTGATAGTTTTTTTTGCAATTTTGGCTTTATCAGGTTATTTGCTTTGGACCAAAGTTATTTTAGCAGCTGAAACCAGCTTAAAATTTGGCTTTGTTGCTGATTTTGAGTATGGATATAGAAATAAAGTCGGCAATAAGCTGACCAACAAAGCTCCTGAAGCTTTGGAAAAAGTAGTTGAATATTTCAACAATGATTTTCATCCGGAAATTGTAATTTCCGGAGGGGATATGGTGGAAAGTTCTACTTCCAAAAAAGACACAACAATCCGACAATTTAAAGAAATAAACGATATTTTTTCAAAACTGCAATCAAGAAGGGAATATGTTTTCGGGAATCATGATTTACGCGATTTAAACAAAGAGGAATTGCGAAAAATACTTGATATAGATGCTAACCATAAATATTTTGATTTAGGCGATTGGAGATTTGTTCTGATGGATACAAATTTCAAAACTGACGGATCTGACCTTGGTCCCAACCAATACGTAAACGGATATGTAAGCAAATCAGAATTCGAATGGTTGCGAGAAGCTCTAAACACTGACAAACCCACTATCTTGTTTTCCCATCATAGTTCAGTCCCATCAGAATTAAACGGACAATTTGTTTCCTATAAAAAAAATATTTCAAGAGGAATTGAACTTCATAATTTTCTCAAACAATATAAAAATCTTGTTCTTTTTGCCTCTGGTCATGAGACTGGATATAAATTTGCCAATATAGAAGGGCTGAATTATATAATTTCTGGAAATTTAGCCACAAGTAAATATTTGGGTAATTTTATTTCTTTTAATGCTAAATACAACAAATACACCAAGGAAGCAAAAATAATCATTCAAAAACATGGAGAACATGCTCAGGAATTTGAAATAAAGAAAAAAATAGGAAAAAATTTTTTATTTTTTTGA
- a CDS encoding glycosyltransferase family 39 protein, whose translation MSDNAEIIKKKYIKLLFLLAIIVTGIFFRVYNFHDLLRFNADQSRDAGIVRDFLEGQISLPLSGPLAGGTSFALGPIFYYFQIISAKIFGIYPDKMAYPDLFFSILTIPLLYLLFKKYFNESLSIALTGLMSVSMFCVQYSRFAWNPNSAPFFVSLFLYSLLMLSDDGAKKKFIWAALTGTAMGIGMQLHTLLLVAMPLSWLFFLGYVYRVSGRKMAKEFVVIFLFALFLNVPQIFGEIQSGGQNIQAFLEGTAKKTDNEIGIAEKFTENILCQIQGNNYIISTIGPNGDCGIKYVAKNFKKHRPLERQVFVVAETLFGLIFTIGGIILWVKNARRENDDKKNKFLMLLGIYFLTVSVFLILLANEISTRFYLVLEFLPFLLLGFWVDEILKWTKDRKTKIVIVILTLFFIALAVVNIYKTCGMFRDFFLHKKIENNESLFITLSETEFIANYIAYHTSDQKAVYLKGKKLYLFKYARSIDYFTKKEGIMIKEYSKKEKLPENATIFFLENAENSGRLDKKTRAKYQANDPQIFGRLSIAKLHEK comes from the coding sequence ATGAGTGATAATGCTGAAATTATTAAAAAAAAATATATAAAATTGCTGTTTTTGCTTGCTATAATCGTGACAGGTATTTTTTTCCGCGTTTATAATTTTCATGACTTGCTTCGCTTTAATGCCGATCAATCAAGAGATGCTGGGATTGTGAGAGATTTTTTGGAAGGACAAATTTCTCTGCCATTGTCCGGACCTTTGGCGGGTGGCACAAGTTTTGCCCTTGGTCCAATTTTTTATTATTTTCAGATCATTTCAGCTAAAATATTCGGAATTTATCCTGATAAAATGGCCTATCCTGATTTGTTTTTTTCAATCCTAACAATCCCGCTTCTCTATTTGCTTTTTAAAAAATATTTCAACGAATCCCTTTCGATTGCTTTAACTGGCCTCATGTCTGTTTCAATGTTTTGCGTCCAGTATTCCCGTTTTGCCTGGAATCCCAATTCGGCTCCATTTTTTGTTTCTCTTTTTTTATATTCACTGCTGATGCTTTCGGATGATGGCGCAAAAAAGAAATTTATCTGGGCAGCTTTGACCGGAACCGCCATGGGAATAGGCATGCAACTCCACACATTACTTTTGGTTGCAATGCCGTTAAGCTGGCTGTTTTTTTTAGGATATGTTTATAGGGTGAGTGGCAGAAAAATGGCCAAAGAATTTGTTGTTATTTTTTTGTTCGCATTATTTTTAAATGTTCCGCAGATATTTGGAGAAATTCAAAGTGGTGGTCAGAACATCCAGGCATTTTTGGAAGGAACAGCAAAAAAAACTGATAATGAAATCGGCATTGCTGAAAAATTTACTGAAAACATACTTTGCCAAATACAGGGCAATAATTACATAATCTCTACCATAGGACCAAATGGGGATTGCGGAATTAAATATGTCGCAAAAAATTTTAAAAAACACAGGCCACTCGAGAGGCAGGTTTTTGTAGTTGCGGAAACTCTTTTTGGCCTTATATTTACAATAGGCGGAATTATCTTATGGGTTAAAAATGCCAGAAGAGAAAATGATGACAAGAAAAATAAATTTCTTATGCTTCTGGGAATTTATTTTTTGACAGTTTCTGTATTTTTAATTTTATTGGCAAATGAAATTTCAACAAGATTTTATTTAGTTTTGGAATTCTTGCCCTTTTTACTGCTCGGTTTTTGGGTGGATGAGATTTTGAAATGGACGAAAGATAGAAAAACAAAAATTGTAATCGTAATTCTGACATTGTTTTTTATCGCGCTTGCAGTAGTCAATATATATAAAACATGTGGAATGTTTAGAGACTTTTTTTTGCATAAAAAAATTGAAAATAATGAAAGCCTATTTATCACGCTAAGTGAAACAGAATTTATTGCTAATTATATAGCCTATCACACAAGTGATCAAAAGGCAGTCTATCTTAAAGGCAAGAAGCTGTATCTTTTTAAATATGCAAGATCAATTGACTATTTTACAAAAAAAGAAGGAATCATGATTAAAGAGTATTCCAAAAAAGAAAAATTACCTGAGAATGCAACTATTTTCTTTCTGGAAAATGCGGAAAATAGTGGAAGATTAGATAAAAAAACAAGGGCAAAATATCAAGCAAATGACCCTCAAATTTTTGGAAGATTATCTATTGCAAAACTACATGAAAAATAA
- a CDS encoding glycosyltransferase family 39 protein produces MTLKFLEDYLLQNYMKNKVIFRIKQVSWKIWVFVIVIAFGIFLCTFHFSEYLRFNSDQARDAGVVRLMAQEKIFPLLGPIAGGTSFHLGPAFYYFQYISTELFGIFPDKMAYPDLLWGILSILLIYFLINEYFGKKISLLLSGLYSICFFAIFYSRFAWNPNAASFFGMLFIFSMLKIAKTNDHKKIFWSILCGISLGILVQLHTILLISAVLSFILSSIIWLKRKFLNFRYWSVIILIALLLNVSQIISEVRTKGANFEAFKSGAETKNKNQSSLPKNIATAINCQFGSNLKIILPVGNMGEKADCQFMDSWEYKKLKKSSGVELFGKIALFVFSFIFSLGGYFFLAWNFKKETETKKKNFILMISIYIVSIMAIMFLAAQEMSLRYFIMLSFVPFIFLGFWIELILKAGKFSRLVILIISLILSVANVWAIKTAFADWSRGGGDMIDGSSVQVEKISDYIIAGSKNAKKIQIYGSKSNLARFSNRISYFTDEKGIEIVELNRSSQIDWLIPLFGIVNDSGEDYHIGDFYQFGYISEIKKIDGIIILTISEK; encoded by the coding sequence ATGACCCTCAAATTTTTGGAAGATTATCTATTGCAAAACTACATGAAAAATAAGGTTATTTTCAGAATCAAACAAGTTTCATGGAAGATATGGGTTTTTGTAATTGTTATTGCTTTTGGGATTTTCTTGTGCACATTTCATTTTTCTGAATATTTACGCTTTAATTCCGATCAAGCTCGGGATGCTGGAGTTGTAAGGCTAATGGCGCAAGAAAAAATATTTCCATTGCTTGGACCAATTGCCGGAGGGACCAGTTTTCATCTAGGACCGGCATTTTATTATTTTCAATACATAAGCACTGAGTTGTTCGGAATTTTTCCTGACAAAATGGCCTATCCTGATTTACTTTGGGGAATTCTTTCCATTTTATTAATCTATTTTTTGATCAACGAATATTTTGGAAAGAAAATTTCTCTTTTGCTCTCTGGTTTATATTCGATTTGTTTTTTTGCCATTTTTTATTCCAGGTTTGCCTGGAATCCAAATGCAGCTTCTTTTTTTGGAATGCTGTTCATTTTTTCGATGTTAAAAATTGCGAAAACCAATGACCATAAAAAAATATTTTGGTCAATTCTCTGTGGCATTTCTTTGGGAATCTTGGTACAACTGCATACAATTCTGTTGATCAGCGCTGTTCTATCTTTTATCTTATCTTCAATAATTTGGCTGAAAAGAAAATTTTTAAATTTTAGATATTGGTCGGTTATAATTTTGATTGCTTTGCTTTTGAATGTTTCTCAAATAATAAGCGAAGTTAGAACCAAGGGGGCGAATTTCGAAGCTTTCAAAAGCGGAGCAGAAACGAAAAATAAAAACCAAAGCTCGCTTCCCAAAAATATTGCCACAGCAATCAACTGCCAATTTGGATCCAATTTGAAAATAATATTACCGGTGGGGAACATGGGCGAAAAAGCTGACTGCCAATTTATGGATTCATGGGAATATAAAAAATTAAAAAAAAGCAGCGGAGTTGAACTTTTTGGGAAAATCGCTTTGTTTGTTTTTTCTTTTATTTTTTCCCTGGGTGGATATTTTTTTCTAGCTTGGAACTTCAAAAAAGAAACGGAAACAAAAAAGAAAAATTTTATTTTAATGATTTCAATTTACATTGTTTCAATAATGGCGATTATGTTTTTGGCAGCCCAAGAAATGTCACTTCGCTATTTCATTATGTTGTCTTTTGTACCTTTCATTTTTTTGGGATTTTGGATCGAATTAATATTGAAAGCAGGAAAATTCTCAAGATTAGTAATTTTGATTATTTCTTTAATTTTGTCAGTAGCTAATGTTTGGGCTATCAAAACGGCTTTTGCCGATTGGTCGAGGGGTGGAGGAGATATGATAGATGGATCTTCTGTTCAAGTTGAGAAAATTTCCGATTACATCATAGCTGGATCCAAAAACGCAAAAAAAATTCAAATCTATGGTTCAAAATCTAATTTGGCCAGGTTTTCTAATCGAATATCTTATTTCACCGATGAAAAAGGAATTGAAATTGTGGAATTAAATCGAAGTTCGCAAATAGATTGGTTGATCCCATTATTTGGAATCGTGAATGACTCAGGGGAAGATTATCATATCGGTGACTTTTATCAATTCGGATATATTTCCGAAATAAAAAAAATAGACGGAATAATAATTTTAACAATAAGTGAAAAATAA